A stretch of Halostagnicola kamekurae DNA encodes these proteins:
- a CDS encoding metalloprotease family protein, whose protein sequence is MLVLIGFLISLLTIPGVVVHEFAHKKACDAMGVPVVDVAYFRLGTPAGYVTHREPDRYRESFVVSVAPFAFNTAIAFCLFVALAVVVRSSGALAGGIGPGMTLPGEEIVATTVALGWLGFSIGSQAFPSTGDARTLWNRTRSEWRRSPSVLFGIPFVIAIYVANLLSWFFLDTLYAIGLLALASWLTLSLGL, encoded by the coding sequence ATGCTCGTGCTCATCGGGTTTCTCATCAGTCTGCTGACTATCCCCGGCGTGGTCGTCCACGAGTTCGCACACAAGAAGGCCTGTGACGCGATGGGGGTTCCCGTCGTCGACGTCGCGTACTTTCGACTCGGAACGCCCGCCGGCTACGTCACCCACCGCGAACCCGATCGCTATCGGGAGTCGTTCGTCGTCAGCGTTGCACCGTTCGCGTTCAACACCGCGATCGCGTTCTGTCTGTTCGTCGCTCTCGCCGTCGTCGTCCGCTCGAGCGGCGCGCTCGCGGGCGGTATCGGGCCCGGCATGACACTTCCGGGCGAGGAGATCGTCGCAACGACGGTCGCGTTGGGCTGGCTCGGCTTCAGCATCGGCTCGCAGGCGTTTCCGAGCACGGGCGACGCGAGGACGCTGTGGAACCGGACACGATCGGAGTGGCGCCGCTCGCCGTCCGTACTCTTCGGAATTCCGTTCGTGATCGCGATTTACGTCGCGAATCTGCTCTCTTGGTTTTTCCTCGATACGCTCTACGCGATCGGGTTGTTAGCCCTCGCGTCGTGGTTGACGCTCTCGCTCGGCCTGTGA
- a CDS encoding thioredoxin family protein, whose translation MTVTLKDFHADWCGPCKTQDPILEDLEEDWEGRFEVEKVNVDEQQDVANEYQVRSLPTLVIENDDEIVERFVGVTQREDIEDALESAGA comes from the coding sequence ATGACTGTCACACTTAAAGACTTCCACGCAGATTGGTGTGGCCCCTGCAAGACCCAGGATCCGATCCTCGAGGATCTCGAGGAAGACTGGGAGGGCCGATTCGAAGTCGAGAAAGTAAACGTCGACGAACAGCAAGACGTCGCAAACGAGTATCAGGTGCGTTCGCTCCCGACGCTCGTCATCGAGAACGACGACGAGATCGTCGAGCGCTTTGTCGGTGTTACGCAGCGAGAAGACATCGAAGACGCCCTCGAATCCGCCGGGGCCTGA
- a CDS encoding glycerophosphodiester phosphodiesterase, whose product MADPAVIAHRGFAGVAPENTVAAARTAVERTDASMLEIDVQPAACGTPVVVHDERLEGARDGQPLTDAEGLVWETPLAEIRDAKVLGTDETVPALAEFLEAIPPSMAINVELKNPGTAAIRFGESLSEDDRGERKAVWEPFVERVVADCDAFAGEILFSSFCEGALAAVRDVAPAYAAAPLIWDDLEAGLEIARRYDCEAIHPPRNAIAGTGLAGTEYAGFSRDDEPAFDLLETAHDEGRAVNVWTAETWTQFDQLAEAGVDGIIADYPGLGTVSSSNPQ is encoded by the coding sequence ATGGCCGACCCCGCCGTCATCGCGCATCGCGGATTCGCCGGCGTCGCCCCCGAGAACACCGTCGCCGCGGCGCGCACCGCCGTCGAGCGTACCGACGCGTCGATGCTCGAGATCGACGTTCAGCCGGCGGCCTGCGGAACTCCCGTCGTCGTCCACGACGAGCGACTCGAGGGGGCCCGCGACGGGCAGCCGCTGACGGACGCCGAGGGCCTCGTCTGGGAGACGCCTCTCGCTGAAATCCGGGACGCGAAGGTGCTCGGTACCGACGAGACGGTGCCGGCGCTCGCGGAGTTTCTCGAGGCGATTCCGCCGTCGATGGCGATCAACGTCGAGTTGAAAAATCCCGGCACCGCGGCGATTCGGTTCGGCGAATCGCTCTCCGAAGACGACCGCGGAGAACGGAAAGCGGTCTGGGAGCCGTTCGTCGAACGGGTCGTCGCCGACTGCGACGCCTTCGCCGGCGAGATCCTCTTTTCGTCGTTCTGCGAGGGCGCGCTCGCGGCCGTCCGCGATGTCGCGCCGGCCTACGCTGCCGCCCCGTTGATTTGGGACGACCTCGAGGCGGGCCTCGAAATCGCCCGCCGGTACGACTGCGAGGCGATCCACCCGCCGCGAAACGCCATCGCGGGAACGGGACTTGCGGGGACCGAGTACGCCGGATTCTCGAGGGACGACGAGCCGGCTTTCGACCTGCTCGAGACCGCCCACGACGAGGGACGGGCGGTGAACGTCTGGACCGCCGAGACGTGGACCCAGTTCGACCAGCTCGCCGAGGCGGGCGTCGACGGGATCATCGCCGACTATCCCGGACTGGGAACGGTCTCGAGCAGTAACCCACAGTGA
- a CDS encoding MATE family efflux transporter codes for MSGGQGRIVDAVARGLERLGIISAERFRPTMELALPRIGTGFAIMSKQTADLAMVGIAVGTTGTAGLAFALAYWEVVTMLGLGLAGGTVTLVSQNYGGEQTGRASVVVKQSALVAIAFALPVMAVFTLFTEPLIGLLGNDPDSIRHGSTYLTFVTPAVLFELLNLIASRTYTGIGDTFTEMMARGGGAVLNVVLSALFIFGFDMGVAGAAIGTTLSTGFVTVVLAWGMFGRRYGALGMEPSPVPLTRTGPLFDAGIVRQLMEISLPEIGRRLAQGVVVFPLLWIAAAFGPVIVTAYEVGRRIRGLINSINWGMSLASSSLVGQRLGSNEEDEAEAYGEAIVRLSTLFYIVAAAFVLIFADPIASVFVSSPAEVGQAGTFVAVGAISAIGFGIDGGAAGALLGAGATRWPFVASLIGRYACALPAAALGLVTPLGVSALYLAFLLETFVPGGINYWLFRSGRWKAVSRRYRPGSTTDAD; via the coding sequence ATGAGCGGGGGACAGGGACGTATCGTCGATGCCGTCGCGCGGGGACTCGAGCGTCTCGGCATCATTTCCGCCGAGCGGTTCCGCCCGACGATGGAACTCGCGTTGCCTCGGATCGGGACCGGCTTCGCGATCATGTCCAAGCAGACGGCAGACCTGGCGATGGTCGGCATCGCCGTCGGCACGACGGGGACCGCCGGGCTCGCGTTCGCGCTTGCCTACTGGGAGGTGGTGACCATGCTCGGGCTGGGCCTCGCCGGCGGAACCGTCACCCTGGTCTCTCAGAATTACGGCGGCGAGCAGACCGGCCGCGCCTCGGTCGTGGTCAAACAGAGCGCGTTGGTCGCCATCGCGTTCGCGTTGCCGGTGATGGCCGTCTTCACCCTCTTTACGGAGCCGTTGATCGGTCTCCTCGGTAACGATCCGGATTCGATCCGTCACGGGAGCACCTATCTGACCTTCGTCACGCCGGCGGTCCTCTTCGAGCTGTTGAACCTCATCGCGAGTCGAACGTACACCGGGATCGGCGACACGTTCACGGAGATGATGGCCCGCGGCGGCGGCGCGGTTCTCAACGTCGTCCTCAGCGCGCTCTTCATCTTCGGGTTCGACATGGGCGTCGCCGGCGCGGCGATCGGCACGACGCTCTCGACGGGGTTCGTCACCGTCGTGCTCGCCTGGGGGATGTTCGGGCGGCGATACGGGGCGCTGGGGATGGAACCGAGTCCCGTTCCGCTCACCCGGACTGGGCCGCTGTTCGACGCGGGTATCGTCCGCCAGTTGATGGAGATATCGTTGCCGGAGATCGGCCGGCGACTCGCACAGGGCGTCGTCGTCTTCCCGCTGCTCTGGATCGCCGCCGCGTTCGGTCCGGTCATCGTCACCGCCTACGAGGTCGGCAGACGCATCCGCGGCCTGATAAACAGCATCAACTGGGGGATGTCCCTGGCCTCGAGTTCGCTGGTCGGCCAGCGTCTCGGTTCGAACGAGGAGGACGAGGCCGAAGCCTACGGCGAGGCGATCGTCCGGCTGTCGACGCTGTTCTACATCGTCGCGGCCGCGTTCGTCCTGATTTTTGCCGATCCGATCGCCAGCGTGTTCGTGAGCAGTCCCGCGGAGGTCGGTCAGGCCGGCACCTTCGTCGCGGTCGGCGCGATCAGCGCGATCGGGTTCGGGATCGACGGCGGTGCCGCTGGCGCGCTGTTGGGGGCGGGTGCGACCCGCTGGCCGTTCGTCGCCTCGCTGATCGGTCGCTACGCCTGCGCGCTCCCCGCCGCGGCGCTGGGACTCGTGACGCCGCTCGGCGTTTCGGCGCTCTATCTCGCGTTCTTACTCGAGACGTTCGTCCCGGGCGGGATCAACTACTGGCTCTTTCGCTCCGGTCGCTGGAAGGCCGTGAGCCGGCGGTATCGTCCCGGTTCGACGACAGACGCGGATTGA
- the npdG gene encoding NADPH-dependent F420 reductase encodes MRIALLGGTGDIGEGLALRFAHDTDHEILIGSRDPEKARDAVEEYEERLAERGVEASIKGFTNEMATDRADLVVLSVPPYYAGDTVDAVAEKLDADTILVTPAVGMKGDEDGMHYHPPSAGSVTELVAGRAPDEVPVVGAFHNLAAGELSNLEHDLDLDTLVVGGGSAKDTVTSLASEIDGLRVLDAGPLTNAAEVESITPLVINIAKHNEELHDVGVKFQ; translated from the coding sequence ATGCGCATCGCACTACTCGGCGGAACCGGCGACATCGGAGAAGGGCTCGCGCTCCGGTTTGCACACGATACCGACCACGAGATCCTGATCGGCTCTCGAGACCCCGAAAAAGCTCGAGACGCGGTCGAAGAGTACGAAGAGCGGCTCGCAGAACGCGGCGTCGAAGCGTCGATCAAGGGCTTTACGAACGAGATGGCGACCGATCGGGCGGACCTCGTCGTCCTCTCGGTACCGCCCTACTACGCCGGCGACACCGTCGACGCCGTCGCGGAAAAACTCGACGCGGACACGATTCTCGTCACCCCCGCCGTCGGGATGAAAGGCGACGAGGACGGGATGCACTACCACCCGCCGTCGGCCGGCAGCGTCACCGAACTCGTGGCGGGCCGCGCACCTGACGAGGTTCCGGTCGTCGGCGCGTTTCACAACCTCGCGGCGGGCGAACTCTCGAACCTCGAGCACGACCTCGACCTCGATACGCTCGTCGTCGGCGGAGGATCTGCGAAGGACACAGTCACGTCGCTGGCGAGCGAAATCGACGGGCTTCGTGTCCTCGACGCCGGCCCACTTACGAACGCGGCCGAAGTCGAGAGCATCACGCCGCTGGTGATCAACATCGCGAAACACAACGAGGAGTTACACGACGTCGGCGTCAAGTTCCAGTAA
- a CDS encoding TIGR01548 family HAD-type hydrolase, whose product MDADAVVLDIDGVLVDVENSYRRAIIESVERVYDRTIRKADIQRFKDAGGFNNDWELTYAAALYVLATEEGYRGSIDEFTDEIAERGGGLEAATTVVREGIGATATQRVTDRWDRERLRDVFQQLYLGSELYRGLEGGEPESETRGFIHDEPVLLEEDTRERLTDGYDVGVVTGRPEAEAEIALERVGLEIGPGDRFTMDDWEEGKPHPRALTTLAAQFEAETVVFVGDTLDDVRTAVNASEADPGRTYHGIGVLTGGLTGDDGRRKYDSAGASLVLESVNELPDALGE is encoded by the coding sequence ATCGATGCCGACGCGGTCGTCCTCGACATCGACGGCGTGCTCGTCGACGTCGAAAACTCCTACCGGCGCGCGATCATCGAGTCCGTCGAGCGGGTCTACGACCGAACCATTCGGAAGGCGGACATCCAGCGGTTCAAAGACGCCGGCGGGTTCAACAACGACTGGGAACTCACCTACGCCGCGGCGCTGTACGTGCTCGCGACCGAGGAAGGCTACCGCGGCTCGATCGACGAGTTCACCGACGAGATCGCCGAACGCGGCGGGGGCCTCGAGGCCGCGACGACGGTCGTCCGCGAGGGGATCGGCGCGACGGCGACCCAGCGCGTGACAGACCGCTGGGATCGCGAGCGGCTCCGGGACGTCTTCCAGCAACTCTATCTGGGGAGCGAACTCTACCGCGGACTCGAGGGCGGCGAGCCCGAGAGCGAGACGCGCGGATTCATCCACGACGAGCCGGTATTGCTCGAGGAGGACACTCGAGAGCGGCTGACCGACGGCTACGACGTGGGCGTCGTGACCGGGCGGCCGGAGGCCGAAGCCGAGATCGCCCTCGAGCGGGTCGGCCTCGAGATCGGTCCCGGCGACCGGTTCACGATGGACGACTGGGAGGAAGGCAAACCGCACCCGCGCGCGTTGACGACCCTCGCGGCGCAGTTCGAGGCCGAGACCGTCGTCTTCGTCGGCGACACGCTCGACGACGTGCGGACCGCCGTCAACGCGAGCGAGGCCGACCCGGGTCGTACCTACCACGGGATCGGCGTCCTCACCGGCGGGTTGACCGGCGACGACGGGCGGCGGAAGTACGACTCCGCGGGCGCGTCGCTCGTCCTCGAGTCGGTAAACGAGTTGCCCGACGCACTCGGGGAGTAA
- a CDS encoding FAD-dependent oxidoreductase produces the protein MPEPFRRPADDLPGEPVSPWLASPLEAEYDPLESNRSVDAAVVGAGIAGLSTALELRERGKSVVVLERDRVAAGVTGKSTAKLTSQHGQIYDHLRREFGREAARHYASVNERAIDIVEDRIDDLGIDCGFERRPSYLYGDEPDAIEREADAAAMAGLEATEVRSVPPFERAAAALRFDDQAWFHPRRYLLALAEEIHESGDVNGDTESAGSAGETGVYERTRVTDVTPGNPCRLRTERGQTVTAERVVLATGYPILDRAGYFTRMHPKRSYVLGLRIRGEPPSAMYYRPGEPYRSVRTHHDREGALVLVGGENHKTGQGGPTADRYRRLERWARERFPVESIDYRWSTQDYVTADRVPFVGRAGVAAENVFVATGFRGWGMTNGVAAGRLLARLIDGEHPPEADLFDPLRFTPKPSAADAITENADAASQFATDWLRTLFAPDLESIARGEGRVVRDGPKPTAVARDANGDLHAVSAICPHTYCVVDWNDAECSWDCPCHGSRFDPDGTLLEGPATDDLPTRDAGPASDRDR, from the coding sequence ATGCCCGAACCCTTCAGGCGGCCCGCCGACGACCTCCCCGGCGAGCCTGTCTCTCCCTGGCTCGCGAGCCCGCTCGAGGCCGAATACGATCCGCTCGAGTCGAACCGATCGGTTGACGCGGCCGTCGTGGGCGCCGGAATCGCCGGCCTCTCGACGGCGTTGGAGCTCCGAGAGCGCGGGAAATCGGTCGTCGTCCTCGAGCGCGACCGGGTCGCGGCGGGCGTCACCGGGAAGTCGACAGCGAAGCTGACGAGCCAGCACGGACAGATATACGACCACCTTCGTCGGGAGTTCGGCCGCGAGGCCGCTCGCCACTACGCGTCGGTGAACGAACGAGCGATCGACATCGTCGAGGACCGGATCGACGACCTCGGGATCGACTGCGGGTTCGAGCGCCGGCCGTCGTACCTCTACGGCGACGAGCCCGACGCGATCGAACGGGAGGCCGACGCGGCCGCGATGGCGGGGCTCGAGGCGACCGAAGTGCGGTCGGTCCCGCCGTTCGAGCGGGCGGCGGCGGCGCTGCGATTCGACGACCAGGCGTGGTTTCACCCGCGGCGCTACCTGCTCGCGCTCGCAGAGGAAATCCACGAGAGCGGGGACGTGAACGGTGACACCGAAAGCGCGGGTTCGGCCGGCGAAACAGGCGTCTACGAACGCACTCGAGTGACGGACGTGACGCCGGGGAACCCCTGTCGGCTCCGAACGGAGCGGGGCCAGACCGTCACGGCTGAGCGGGTCGTCCTCGCGACGGGCTACCCGATCCTCGATCGGGCGGGCTACTTCACCAGGATGCACCCGAAGCGGTCCTACGTGTTGGGGCTGCGGATTCGGGGCGAGCCGCCGTCGGCGATGTACTATCGGCCCGGAGAGCCGTACCGCTCGGTGCGGACCCACCACGACCGCGAGGGGGCGCTCGTGCTGGTCGGCGGCGAAAATCACAAGACGGGACAGGGCGGGCCGACCGCCGACCGGTATCGCAGGCTCGAGCGCTGGGCGCGCGAGCGGTTTCCCGTCGAATCGATCGACTACCGGTGGTCGACCCAGGACTACGTGACCGCAGATCGAGTGCCGTTCGTGGGCCGCGCCGGCGTCGCCGCCGAGAACGTCTTCGTCGCGACCGGCTTTCGTGGCTGGGGAATGACGAACGGCGTCGCCGCCGGTCGGCTGCTCGCCCGACTCATCGACGGCGAACACCCGCCGGAGGCCGACCTGTTCGATCCGCTCCGGTTCACGCCCAAACCCTCGGCGGCCGACGCGATCACGGAGAACGCGGACGCCGCGAGCCAGTTCGCGACCGACTGGCTCCGAACGCTGTTCGCGCCCGACCTCGAGTCGATCGCGCGCGGCGAGGGGCGGGTCGTCCGCGACGGGCCGAAGCCGACCGCGGTCGCACGCGACGCCAACGGCGACCTCCACGCCGTTTCCGCGATATGTCCTCACACCTACTGCGTCGTCGACTGGAACGACGCCGAATGTAGCTGGGACTGCCCGTGTCACGGCTCGCGGTTCGACCCCGACGGGACGCTTCTCGAGGGCCCGGCGACGGACGACCTGCCGACCCGCGACGCCGGGCCGGCGTCCGATCGCGATCGATAA